AAAGTGGAGGGCGGCCGTGTCCATCAATGCGGCATTCGATGATGAATTGCTTGACTTGATGAAAAAATCAGGATGTCAAAGTCTGTTTATCGGTTTTGAAAGTATCAATCCGGATTCTGTAAGCGGGGTTCACAAAGTTCAGAACCACACGCAGGAATATGAGAAAGCGATAAGGGCTATTCATGAAAGGGGTATCATGATTAACGCTAGTTTCGTCTTTGGGCTGGATGGCGATACGCCAGAAGTCTTTAAGTCGACTCTAGATTGGATTGTGAAAAATAAGATTGAAACGGTCACATCCCATATTCTGACGCCTTATCCGGGAACGGCTCTCTATGACAGGATGAAATCGGAAGGAAGAATCCTTACCGATGACTTGACCCTTTACAATACGGCTCATGTGGTTTATCAACCAAGAGGAATGACTAGGCAGGAATTGTATCAAGGGTATCATTGGATTTATAAAGAAATATATAGCTTGAAAAATATATGGAGACGTCGTCCGGAGTCTAAGGGCATAAGAGCAGCCTACTTTACATTTAATCTTTTATACCGGAAGTATGGAAAGTTTACCGATATGCTCTGCCATTTGATATCGTATGAAAAAATAGGGGCGATTGCGGAACGAATAGCGAAGTCGGTCTAAGATGAATAGTCTTTGAATTTATTATTTTCCTCAAAAAGAGGTTCAATATGCAGATTCTTTTTCTTATGGCCGATGGTTTCGAGGAAACCGAATTCGTCACACCGTTCGACTACCTGCAGCGGGCGGGTTTCGAGGTAGCGCTTGCGTGCGTTTCGGGCGATTCGTTCGTGACGGGTGCCCACGGGCTCAAGATTGCGGCAGATTTTGCACTTTCGGGTGCCGACACATCAAAGTTCGATGCCGTTCTCCTGCCGGGTGGCGGTCCGGGCGTGCAGCGCCTCAAGGCATCTGCCGACGTGGAACGCGTCGTTTGCGACTTCAACGACAAGAACAAGTGGATTTTCGCCATCTGCGCGGCCCCGCTCGTGCTGAGCAAGGCCGGGCTTCTTGTGGACCGCACGGCGACATGCTTCCCGGGTTGCGAAGTTGAACTTGTCTGCAGCAAGTTTGTGGAAGACCGCGTGGTGGTGGACGGCAATATCGTCACGAGCCGCGGGGCCGGAACCGCCGAGGAATTCGCGTTCGAGTGCATCGCGCAGCTGGGCGGGCGCGATTTGTCCGAAAAAATCCGCAAGCAGGTCGTGGCCCGCTAGGCGTTTTTGTATATTGTTCACATAAACAACAAACGAGGAATTTATGAAGTTTACTCATGCTTTGATTCTTGCAAGTTCGCTCGCATTTTTCGCTTGCGGTGACGATGAATCCTCCACCGGTCCGAGCAACAACGATACTGCGGACTGCTCCGTGACCGACGGTGTGAAGGTCGTTTCCCCGAAGGGCGGCGAGGAATTCAAGGTGGGCGAGACCATCAAGGTCGTGTTCGGCTCCGACATGGATTTTGGCGGCTTCGGTGTTGAGCTCCGCTTCGACGAGGGCGCGAAGAAGGTGAACCTGCTCGAAGAAAGCATCGACGACGCTGTAATCGATGGCAAGACCTGCAACGAGTACAGCATCAAGCTGGATGCCGAGGGCATTGTTGCGGCAGACGACGCCTACATCTACGTCTACCCGTATTCCAAGCAGTCCAAGGCGGGCAAGTCCGGGACCTTCAAGGTCAAGGAGTAATGACCCCCCGCTTCGACGACAGTAGTTTCACCGTGGCCATCGTGGGCTGCGGTGGTTTTATCGGTAGCCATTTGCTCGACGCCGTGCTGGAACGTACCCGCTGGCGCGTTTTTGGCGTGGATCTCGATTTCTACAGGCTGCAACACCGCTTGAACCATGAGCGGTGCGAGTTCCTGTGTGCGGATTTGGCCGACCCCGCTGTCGTGGAGCGCATCGCGCAGTTTCCGCTGGTGGTGAACCTCGCGGCCATCTGTACGCCGAGCCGCTACATGGGGGAGGCGTGCGAGGTTATCCGGAGCAACTACGACCATCCGGCGGCCTTGGCCGAGGCGTGCGCGAAGAGCGGGGCCTGGCTCGTGCATTTTTCCACGTCTGAGATTTACGGGAAGACTGCTGCCGATTCGGGCGAGTTGGTGGAAGATTCGACGCCTGCCGTGTTCGGGCCCGTTACCGCGAGCCGCTGGAGCTATGCGACGGCGAAGCTCCTGGCGGAACGGTTTATCGCGGGTCTGCCCGGCCTGCGCTGGACGGTGGTGCGCCCGTTCAATTTTGTCGGGCCGTACATGGACTTTATGCCGGGCGTGGACGGCGAGGGAATCCCGCGGGTACTCGCGAACTTTTCGACGGCGCTTTTGCGGGGCGAACCCCTGAAGCTCGTGAACGGCGGGAAGGCGAAGCGCTGCTTTACGAGCGTGCACGACGCGATTGATTTCTTGTTTGCGCTGTTCGATGCTGGACTTGGATGCGCGTTGAGTTTTGGTGTCGGTGATTCGCCGGATGCTGGTTGTAAAACCGCGGCGGGCGCTGGTCACTCGGGTCGAGATGCCGTGGGTGTATCGAAGGTAGGTGCCGCGCCGAATGCTAGCGAATTGAAGGTAGGTTCTGCGCCTGGTGCTAGCGAATTGAAGGTAGGTGCCGCGCCGGACGCTGGTGTATTCTCGCAGGCGTTCAATGTGGGGAATGCTGAGAACGAGGTTTCGATTGCGGAACTGGCGCAGAAAATGCGCGCGATTTTCGCGAAGGTGCGCGGGGTCGATGTCTCTACGTTGCCGGAACCGCAAAGCGTTTCGGGCGAGGAATACTACGGCGCGGGTTATGACGATTCGATGCGTCGCATGCCCTCGATTGCGAAGGCCGAGCGCCTGCTCGGGTTCAGGGCGCGCATCCCGCTCGACACGGCTCTGGAAGAATCGCTCTCCTGGTTCGTGATGCATTATTCCGTTTAACAATGATTCCCGACTACTTCATCTTTGTCCCTGCATACAATGTCGCCGCGACTCTCGCCGGCGTGCTGGGGCGCATTCCTCCCGCGGTCATGGAACGCGCGCAGGTGCTCGTGATTGACGACGGCTCGAAGGACGATACGCGCGGGGTTTATGAAACGTTTGTCGCTAAATCGGCGGGTGTCGCGGGGGAGGCAAGTGCCGCGGACAGTGAAGTCGCGGGTAATGCAATCGCGGGTACCAACTGTGTTGGCAATGGAGTTGCTGGTAATAGCCGCGCCGCTCCAAGTTTGGCATGCACGGACAGTGACTGCACGGGAGATAACCGCGCCGCTCCAGGTTTGGCATGCGCGGACCACCTGCAGTACATGCGTTTCGAGAGGAACTTGGGTTACGGAGCCGTGGTGAAGCGCGGAATATCCGAAGGGCTGCGATCCGGTGCAAAATACATCGCTTGCCTGCATGGCGACGGGCAGTACCCTGCAGAACAACTTGGCGAATTCTTCGCGCATCTTGAAACCGCGGGCAACCCGCCCGAAAATGCCGCACCCGAAAATACCGCACCCGAATTTGACCCGTGCGGCCAACCCGAGGTAGGTGCGCCAGCAGGCAATTCTCCCGCAATCGCTCTGGTGCAAGGCTCGCGCCGCCTCGTCCCGGGGGCAGCCCGTGCCGGCAACATGCCCCTCCACAAGCGCATCGGCGGCGCGTTCCTTACGGCGCTCGAAAACATCGCTTTCCGGCAAAAACTTACAGACCGCCACAGCGGTTTCATCGTCTACAATGCGGAATTTTTGAAGACGCTTGACCTCGCGAAACTCAGCCCGAGCTTCGACATCGATTTGGAAATAATCTCCATCGCCGACGCCCGCGGGTGGCGACTGGCCGAACTCCCGATACCCACGCGCTATGCCGGCGAAAAATCCAACCTGAACGTCGTTACCTACGGCCTGCGCGTCTTGCGGCAAATTGCTCGCCGCATTTGCATGCGGTAAGGCTCATTTCGCGCGCATCTCGCAACCTTCGTTTCAACAACATTCGCACCCCGAAATCGCGAAAGTGGCGGTGAAAACCGTAAAAAATCTCTCATTTCACCGCCAAAAATTACTTTGTGTGTAGTAAAAGACGCGGAACGCTCAAAAATTCGCTCGATTTTTTGCCGGTTTCCCTCATTCCGGCGGTGAAATTGCCTGAAAATCTCCTTTTTCACCGCCACGGACCTACATTTTTTGCCATGAAACTACATACAACATAACAAAGTGGCGGTGAAAACAGCAAAAAATTCCCGATTTCACCGCCACAAATGCAATTTACACCTCTAAAAGCGCCTTTCCCGCGTTTTCCCGCGCTTTCTCGCGCATCCTAAGCCCCAAACCGCGCCCAAACGCTTCCAAACTGCGCTCCAGACAACCCGAGAGCCTCCAAATCGTCCTGTTTTTCAAAACTCTCAGCCGACTGTATGTGCCTTTTTTTTTACATTCTCCAGCGTGACCTGATACCAAACCCGATATCAGGCCCGCCTTATGAGACCCGCCATACGTCTTGTCTCTCACATGGCCCGACAACAAAAAGGAGAAAGTATGAAAAAGCCCCTTCTTGCATTACTCGTCGCTTCTGTCGCCCTTCTTTCGGGCTGCGCAAAGACCATGCAACTGAACGATCCTGCGCTCTACGACCAGTACCTCACCAGGACTTACAACCAGCCTCACCATGTGTGCTACAACGCAGTCATCAGGACCTTTGTGGGCAGGGGAGTCGAGCTTACCAAGGCCGACCCGATGGCGGGCCGAATCGTGACGGAAAGGCACCTCGCCATGCTCTACGCCGGGTACGGGATGGTCGGCACGATATCGCACCGTTATTACATCGACGTGACGGGCGACAAGAAGAGGTGCACCATCAAGGTCACCAAGTATAAGGCCTGGAAGGGCGACAACGAAGTTCCCTATGTGGATGTCGACCAGATTTACAACTATTACTGGGCGCCCCTGTTCGGAGGTTTCGAGAGCAACTTCGAAGAAGACGAAGACGACGCCATCCGCTCCAGCAAGGATCTCGATGCGGTCATAAACCAGCACTACCAGGAACTCGACGACATCTACAAGCAGTACAAAAAAGACACGAAAAAGA
Above is a window of Fibrobacter sp. UWR3 DNA encoding:
- a CDS encoding NAD-dependent epimerase/dehydratase family protein — protein: MTPRFDDSSFTVAIVGCGGFIGSHLLDAVLERTRWRVFGVDLDFYRLQHRLNHERCEFLCADLADPAVVERIAQFPLVVNLAAICTPSRYMGEACEVIRSNYDHPAALAEACAKSGAWLVHFSTSEIYGKTAADSGELVEDSTPAVFGPVTASRWSYATAKLLAERFIAGLPGLRWTVVRPFNFVGPYMDFMPGVDGEGIPRVLANFSTALLRGEPLKLVNGGKAKRCFTSVHDAIDFLFALFDAGLGCALSFGVGDSPDAGCKTAAGAGHSGRDAVGVSKVGAAPNASELKVGSAPGASELKVGAAPDAGVFSQAFNVGNAENEVSIAELAQKMRAIFAKVRGVDVSTLPEPQSVSGEEYYGAGYDDSMRRMPSIAKAERLLGFRARIPLDTALEESLSWFVMHYSV
- a CDS encoding glycosyltransferase family 2 protein, with the translated sequence MIPDYFIFVPAYNVAATLAGVLGRIPPAVMERAQVLVIDDGSKDDTRGVYETFVAKSAGVAGEASAADSEVAGNAIAGTNCVGNGVAGNSRAAPSLACTDSDCTGDNRAAPGLACADHLQYMRFERNLGYGAVVKRGISEGLRSGAKYIACLHGDGQYPAEQLGEFFAHLETAGNPPENAAPENTAPEFDPCGQPEVGAPAGNSPAIALVQGSRRLVPGAARAGNMPLHKRIGGAFLTALENIAFRQKLTDRHSGFIVYNAEFLKTLDLAKLSPSFDIDLEIISIADARGWRLAELPIPTRYAGEKSNLNVVTYGLRVLRQIARRICMR
- a CDS encoding DJ-1 family glyoxalase III, whose amino-acid sequence is MQILFLMADGFEETEFVTPFDYLQRAGFEVALACVSGDSFVTGAHGLKIAADFALSGADTSKFDAVLLPGGGPGVQRLKASADVERVVCDFNDKNKWIFAICAAPLVLSKAGLLVDRTATCFPGCEVELVCSKFVEDRVVVDGNIVTSRGAGTAEEFAFECIAQLGGRDLSEKIRKQVVAR